In Phyllobacterium zundukense, one DNA window encodes the following:
- the ileS gene encoding isoleucine--tRNA ligase, translating into MTDTSTTLDYSKTLYLPQTDFPMRAGLPAKEPEFVARWQEMNLYKKLREDARERPLYVLHDGPPYANGNIHIGHALNKILKDVITRSFQMRGYNSNYVPGWDCHGLPIEWKIEEQYRAKGKDKDDVPINEFRKECREFATNWIKIQSGEFKRLGIEGDFENPYTTMAFHAESRIAGELLKFAMSGQLYRGSKPVMWSVVERTALAEAEVEYQDVESDTIWVKFPVVKGPSDLSSAQVVIWTTTPWTIPGNRAVSYSPRVAYGLYEVESVENDFGPRPGEKLIFADALAEESAIKAKLTFKRIRTVSADELAAIALAHPFEGFGGGYEFVVPMLDGDHVTDDAGTGFVHTAPGHGREDFEAWMNAARDLEARGISPAIPFAVDDAGYYTKDAPGFGPDREGGAARVIDDNGKKGDANKAVIDELIARNALFARGRLKHSYPHSWRSKKPVIFRNTPQWFVYMDKDLGDQTTLRSRALAAIDETRFVPAGGQNRLRAMIEDRPDWVLSRQRAWGVPICVFADENGNILKDDAVNGRILEAFEREGADAWFAEGARERFLGEKANEPWTQVRDILDVWFDSGSTHVFTLEDRPDLKWPADVYLEGSDQHRGWFHSSLLESCGTRGRAPYNTLVTHGFTMDEEGRKMSKSLGNTVTPQDVIKDSGADILRLWVMTTDYWEDQRLGKNIIQTNIDAYRKLRNTIRWMLGTLAHDEGDEIAYADMPELEKLMLHRLAELDELVRSGYDTFEFKRITRALIDFMNVELSAFYFDIRKDALYCDAPSSIKRKAALQVVRHLFDRIVTWLAPMLPFTTEEAWLDLHKSAVSVHLEQFRDTPKEWKNDELAAKWRKVRDVRRVVTGALELERAKKTIGSSLEAAPVVFITDPELLGAVKDLDMAEICITSAITIKGEAAPAEAFVADDVKGVAILSERASGTKCARSWRYTHDVGLDSVYPDVSARDAAALHELAKLGKLAV; encoded by the coding sequence ATGACCGATACGTCCACGACACTCGATTATTCGAAGACACTTTATCTGCCACAGACGGATTTCCCGATGCGCGCCGGTCTGCCCGCCAAGGAGCCGGAATTCGTTGCGCGCTGGCAGGAGATGAACCTCTACAAGAAGCTGCGCGAGGATGCCAGGGAGCGCCCGCTCTACGTCCTGCATGACGGCCCGCCCTATGCCAACGGCAACATCCATATCGGCCACGCGCTGAACAAAATCCTCAAGGATGTCATCACCCGCTCGTTCCAGATGCGCGGCTACAACTCCAACTACGTGCCGGGCTGGGATTGCCATGGCCTGCCGATCGAATGGAAGATCGAGGAACAGTACCGTGCCAAGGGCAAGGACAAGGACGACGTTCCGATCAACGAGTTCCGCAAGGAATGCCGCGAGTTCGCCACCAACTGGATCAAGATCCAGTCAGGTGAGTTCAAGCGGCTCGGCATCGAGGGTGATTTCGAAAATCCCTATACGACCATGGCCTTCCATGCGGAAAGCCGCATCGCCGGCGAACTCTTGAAATTCGCTATGTCCGGCCAGCTCTATCGCGGCTCCAAGCCGGTGATGTGGTCGGTGGTCGAGCGCACTGCCTTGGCCGAGGCCGAGGTCGAGTATCAGGATGTCGAGAGCGACACGATCTGGGTGAAGTTCCCGGTGGTGAAAGGGCCGTCTGATTTATCATCGGCGCAGGTCGTCATCTGGACGACGACGCCTTGGACCATCCCAGGCAACCGCGCTGTTAGCTACTCGCCGCGAGTCGCTTATGGTCTTTACGAAGTGGAGTCGGTCGAGAATGATTTCGGGCCGCGTCCAGGCGAGAAACTGATCTTTGCTGATGCGCTTGCCGAGGAATCGGCGATAAAGGCCAAGCTGACATTCAAGCGTATCCGGACTGTCTCGGCTGACGAGCTTGCGGCGATCGCTCTCGCCCATCCGTTTGAAGGCTTTGGCGGGGGGTACGAATTCGTCGTGCCCATGCTGGACGGCGATCACGTCACCGACGACGCGGGTACAGGTTTCGTCCATACTGCACCTGGCCATGGCCGCGAGGACTTTGAAGCCTGGATGAACGCAGCGCGCGACCTCGAAGCACGTGGCATCTCTCCTGCAATCCCTTTCGCGGTTGACGATGCAGGCTACTACACCAAGGACGCGCCGGGCTTTGGACCGGACCGCGAAGGTGGAGCTGCACGTGTCATCGATGATAATGGCAAGAAGGGCGATGCCAACAAGGCTGTCATCGACGAACTCATCGCCCGCAATGCGCTCTTCGCGCGCGGCCGCCTGAAGCACAGCTACCCGCATTCCTGGCGCTCGAAGAAGCCGGTCATCTTCCGCAACACGCCGCAATGGTTCGTCTATATGGACAAGGATCTCGGCGATCAGACCACGCTGCGTTCCCGCGCGCTTGCTGCCATCGACGAAACTCGTTTCGTACCAGCTGGCGGCCAAAACCGCCTGCGCGCCATGATCGAAGACCGGCCGGATTGGGTGCTTTCGCGTCAAAGGGCATGGGGCGTGCCGATCTGTGTCTTTGCCGATGAGAACGGTAATATCCTCAAGGATGACGCCGTCAACGGGCGCATTCTCGAAGCCTTCGAACGGGAAGGTGCCGATGCCTGGTTTGCCGAAGGTGCCCGCGAGCGGTTCCTTGGCGAAAAGGCCAACGAGCCGTGGACGCAGGTTCGCGACATTCTCGATGTCTGGTTCGACTCAGGCTCGACCCATGTCTTCACATTGGAAGACCGCCCGGACCTGAAGTGGCCCGCCGACGTCTATCTTGAAGGTTCGGACCAGCATCGCGGCTGGTTCCATTCCTCACTGCTGGAAAGCTGCGGCACGCGCGGCCGTGCGCCCTACAACACCCTCGTTACCCATGGCTTCACCATGGACGAGGAAGGGCGCAAGATGTCGAAGTCGCTCGGCAATACGGTCACACCGCAGGACGTGATCAAGGATTCCGGCGCGGATATTCTCCGCCTCTGGGTCATGACGACGGATTACTGGGAAGACCAGCGCCTCGGCAAGAACATCATCCAGACCAATATCGATGCCTATCGCAAGCTGCGCAACACGATCCGCTGGATGCTCGGCACGCTAGCCCATGATGAGGGCGACGAGATTGCCTATGCGGACATGCCAGAACTTGAAAAGCTGATGCTGCATCGTCTGGCCGAGCTCGATGAACTCGTGCGGTCAGGTTACGATACGTTCGAGTTCAAGCGCATCACCCGCGCACTGATCGACTTCATGAATGTCGAACTCTCGGCTTTCTATTTCGACATTCGCAAGGACGCGCTCTATTGCGACGCGCCCTCGAGCATCAAGCGCAAGGCAGCGCTGCAGGTCGTGCGCCATCTCTTCGATCGCATCGTCACATGGCTGGCGCCGATGCTGCCATTCACCACAGAGGAAGCATGGCTCGACCTGCACAAGAGTGCCGTATCGGTGCATCTTGAGCAGTTTCGGGATACGCCGAAGGAGTGGAAGAACGATGAGCTCGCCGCCAAATGGCGCAAGGTGCGCGACGTGCGGCGTGTTGTTACGGGAGCGCTTGAACTCGAACGCGCAAAGAAGACCATAGGCTCGTCGCTGGAAGCGGCCCCAGTCGTCTTCATCACCGATCCGGAACTGCTTGGCGCCGTGAAGGATCTCGACATGGCCGAGATCTGCATCACCAGCGCCATCACGATCAAGGGTGAGGCGGCCCCTGCGGAAGCATTCGTGGCGGATGACGTCAAAGGCGTTGCGATTCTATCGGAACGAGCCTCAGGTACGAAATGCGCCCGTTCATGGCGTTATACCCATGATGTCGGCTTGGACTCGGTCTACCCGGACGTCTCGGCCCGTGACGCTGCCGCCCTGCACGAGCTTGCAAAACTCGGAAAGCTCGCCGTTTAA
- a CDS encoding type II toxin-antitoxin system HicB family antitoxin, whose translation MRHYFALVHKDDDSAYGMQFPDFPGVYSAADSQDEIIFNAIEALRLYAEDSELSAPLELETVLEQNGVREQLAAGAYLVSVPLIDNDTATVRVNVSFERGVLRAIDDTAGKRGLTRAAFLASAAKQAIEA comes from the coding sequence ATGCGGCACTACTTTGCCTTGGTGCACAAGGACGACGACAGCGCCTATGGCATGCAGTTTCCTGATTTTCCCGGCGTTTATTCAGCGGCCGATAGTCAGGATGAGATCATATTCAACGCCATTGAAGCGCTACGCCTTTATGCCGAAGACAGCGAATTGAGCGCGCCCTTGGAGCTGGAGACCGTGCTTGAGCAGAACGGTGTGCGCGAGCAATTGGCCGCGGGCGCTTATCTGGTCTCAGTGCCACTGATCGACAATGATACGGCGACTGTCCGGGTCAATGTCAGTTTCGAGCGCGGCGTCCTGCGCGCAATCGACGACACAGCAGGAAAACGCGGGCTTACCCGCGCTGCGTTCCTTGCCAGTGCTGCCAAGCAGGCTATCGAAGCGTAA
- a CDS encoding TIGR01459 family HAD-type hydrolase, with translation MVHLQRLDALMDRYDVLLCDVWGVLHNGVDSFASASNALSRARQAGLTVVLITNAPRPFAGVAQQIHSLGVPETSYDRIVTSGDVTRELIRNAPRHIFHLGPERDETLYDGLDIELVEEREADVVVCTGFFDDETETPEDYAEMLTRLRSRNLPFICANPDIVVERGDRLIWCAGALARDYGQLGGRTLIAGKPHRPIYEEAIAAAEAVRGKPVDHSRVLAIGDGMLTDIKGADLFGIDALYISGGIHAGDYVMGGVQDLEKLLAFLAKHGSNPVATMPALA, from the coding sequence ATGGTACATTTGCAGCGTCTCGACGCATTGATGGATCGTTATGACGTGCTTCTGTGCGATGTCTGGGGCGTCCTGCATAACGGCGTGGATTCGTTCGCTTCAGCCTCCAATGCCTTGTCGCGTGCGCGGCAGGCCGGTCTGACGGTGGTTCTCATCACCAATGCGCCACGTCCCTTTGCAGGGGTTGCGCAGCAGATACACTCGCTCGGCGTGCCGGAAACGTCCTACGATCGCATCGTCACATCGGGTGACGTGACGCGTGAACTGATCCGCAACGCGCCGCGCCATATCTTCCACCTTGGACCGGAGCGCGACGAAACGCTGTATGATGGTCTTGATATCGAACTCGTCGAAGAACGCGAGGCGGACGTCGTTGTCTGCACCGGCTTTTTCGACGATGAGACGGAGACGCCCGAAGACTATGCCGAAATGCTGACGCGCTTGCGTTCACGCAACCTGCCTTTCATCTGCGCCAACCCCGATATCGTCGTCGAGCGTGGCGATCGACTTATCTGGTGTGCCGGCGCACTTGCCCGCGACTACGGTCAGCTCGGCGGCCGCACGCTGATTGCCGGCAAACCGCACCGCCCGATCTACGAGGAGGCCATTGCCGCCGCCGAAGCGGTGCGCGGCAAGCCCGTCGATCACTCCCGCGTTCTCGCTATCGGCGATGGCATGCTGACTGATATCAAAGGTGCCGACCTTTTCGGCATCGATGCGCTCTATATTTCCGGTGGTATTCATGCGGGCGACTATGTGATGGGCGGCGTCCAGGATCTTGAGAAACTGTTGGCCTTTCTTGCAAAACATGGCAGCAATCCAGTGGCCACCATGCCCGCCTTGGCCTGA
- a CDS encoding type II toxin-antitoxin system HicA family toxin: MERDSRKIIKRLKDEGYELISVRGSHHKFRKGEKTLILPHPKRDLPLGTARAIAKDAGWL; the protein is encoded by the coding sequence ATGGAACGCGACAGCCGGAAGATAATAAAGCGGCTAAAGGATGAAGGATATGAACTTATTTCGGTACGCGGTTCTCACCACAAATTCCGCAAGGGTGAAAAGACATTGATCCTCCCTCACCCGAAAAGGGACCTTCCGCTAGGGACGGCGCGAGCTATTGCGAAAGACGCCGGTTGGCTATGA
- a CDS encoding autotransporter domain-containing protein, with protein sequence MTGPGSSWTSDYGIAIGDFGFGTLIIEKGGKVNAPTGTFLAVRDGSSGVAEVTGMNSVLETSDILLVGQYGTASLAITHGGAVNNTGMTKVSALGTVQVDGVGSKLSTGTDMTLDGSLDITNGGVVSVGASSSIGNSTNFAGGVNVSGAGSQWTTTGVLTVGDAGSGTLNISNGGVVNSQATILAVTDDVASTININEGGTFNTDLLTFSDGDGTLNFDSKADYAFATAMEGYGNLNVLSGHVILSGDSGAFNGKTQVFDKSILSVNGVLGGTLDVLGGGVLGGIGTVGSTTIEDLAILAPGNSMGTIHVNGDLTFSPGSTYLVETSADGTSDKSEVSGTASLNGARVQVEADSGNGQPTTTYTILTSTGGVSGLFSGVTANLAFLKPVIGYPDANTVILSLEVPVDEKNPDRTIAQLQGKIYPSLAGVLLEDSRFINEAVNNRMRSAFGVSSVPVPVLAFGPEGAELQAATTDRFALWAQGFGSWEDKKSDEAFAGLDRSIGGVFAGGDAAIGDHVRLGLVGGYGHTKLDEPDLAASASVDSYYLDVYGGAELGAVKLRSGASYTRHDIGIERQVQFTDTREYLGADYHAGTAQAFGEIGYNIRAASVDLEPFANLAYANLRSASFAETGGTAALSGGASTNDVTYSTLGLRASTELSLGFADATLRGTAAWRHAYGDITPVSSNAFAGAGTFDVSGLPIARDTALLEAGFDMDVAKNTTIGLVYQGQIASKVQDHGFKANLNVRF encoded by the coding sequence GTGACAGGTCCGGGTTCATCCTGGACCTCAGACTACGGGATCGCAATCGGCGATTTCGGGTTTGGTACTTTGATCATTGAAAAGGGTGGAAAGGTCAACGCACCAACGGGAACTTTCCTTGCCGTACGGGATGGAAGTTCAGGCGTTGCAGAGGTGACGGGCATGAATTCTGTATTGGAGACAAGCGACATCCTGCTTGTCGGCCAGTACGGGACTGCCAGTTTGGCCATTACCCACGGCGGCGCCGTCAACAATACCGGGATGACAAAAGTGAGCGCACTAGGTACCGTCCAGGTAGATGGGGTAGGGTCAAAATTATCTACCGGCACGGATATGACCCTTGACGGCTCACTCGACATCACGAATGGCGGTGTTGTCAGCGTCGGCGCATCATCTTCCATTGGAAATAGCACCAACTTTGCTGGTGGTGTCAACGTCAGCGGAGCAGGTTCGCAATGGACTACAACAGGCGTTCTGACTGTCGGTGACGCGGGCAGCGGGACGCTCAATATCAGCAATGGTGGCGTGGTAAATAGCCAAGCAACGATACTTGCGGTCACAGACGATGTCGCCAGCACCATCAATATCAACGAGGGCGGTACATTCAACACTGACCTTCTGACCTTCAGCGATGGCGATGGCACGCTCAATTTTGATTCGAAAGCCGATTATGCCTTCGCAACGGCCATGGAAGGCTATGGCAATCTGAATGTCCTTTCCGGCCATGTCATTCTGAGCGGCGACAGCGGCGCTTTTAACGGCAAGACGCAGGTCTTCGATAAAAGCATTCTTTCCGTCAATGGCGTCCTTGGCGGTACGCTCGATGTGCTGGGCGGCGGCGTGCTTGGCGGTATTGGCACTGTGGGTTCAACGACGATCGAGGATCTGGCGATATTGGCGCCCGGCAATTCCATGGGGACGATCCATGTCAATGGCGATCTCACCTTCAGCCCCGGATCGACCTATCTGGTCGAAACCAGTGCCGATGGCACCAGTGACAAGAGTGAGGTTTCGGGTACCGCATCGCTGAATGGTGCACGTGTGCAGGTTGAGGCGGATAGCGGCAATGGGCAGCCGACGACCACCTATACGATCCTGACCTCAACCGGCGGCGTTTCGGGGCTTTTCAGCGGCGTCACCGCGAATTTGGCCTTTCTCAAACCGGTCATCGGTTATCCGGATGCCAATACCGTCATCCTCTCCCTCGAAGTGCCGGTGGACGAGAAGAACCCGGACCGCACCATCGCCCAGCTTCAAGGCAAGATCTACCCCTCGCTGGCGGGTGTGCTGCTCGAGGACAGCCGCTTCATCAACGAGGCCGTCAACAACAGGATGCGTTCGGCCTTTGGCGTATCGTCCGTGCCCGTGCCGGTGCTGGCCTTCGGCCCGGAAGGCGCCGAACTGCAGGCCGCCACGACCGATCGGTTCGCGCTATGGGCTCAGGGCTTTGGCTCGTGGGAAGACAAGAAGAGCGATGAGGCCTTCGCCGGTCTTGACCGCTCCATCGGCGGTGTCTTTGCCGGCGGCGATGCGGCGATTGGCGATCATGTCCGCCTCGGCCTCGTTGGCGGCTACGGCCACACGAAGCTTGATGAACCGGACCTTGCCGCATCAGCCTCGGTGGACAGTTACTATCTTGATGTCTATGGCGGCGCAGAACTCGGCGCGGTGAAGCTGCGCTCCGGTGCCAGCTATACCAGGCACGATATCGGCATCGAGCGCCAGGTGCAGTTCACCGACACGCGGGAATATCTCGGCGCCGACTATCATGCGGGAACCGCACAAGCCTTTGGTGAGATCGGCTACAATATCAGAGCCGCAAGTGTCGACCTCGAACCCTTTGCAAATCTCGCTTATGCCAATCTGCGCTCCGCCAGTTTCGCCGAGACTGGCGGAACGGCGGCGCTCTCCGGTGGCGCATCGACCAATGACGTCACCTACAGCACGCTCGGCCTGCGCGCATCGACCGAGCTGTCATTGGGTTTTGCCGATGCGACGCTGCGGGGAACAGCTGCATGGCGTCATGCCTATGGAGATATCACCCCGGTTTCAAGCAATGCCTTCGCGGGAGCGGGCACCTTCGATGTTTCGGGTCTGCCAATCGCGCGCGATACGGCATTGCTGGAAGCAGGATTTGACATGGATGTAGCGAAAAACACGACAATCGGCCTTGTCTACCAGGGGCAGATCGCCAGCAAGGTTCAGGATCACGGCTTCAAGGCCAACCTCAATGTGAGGTTCTGA
- a CDS encoding bifunctional riboflavin kinase/FAD synthetase gives MSILRLNDPSHLPEHLKGAVVAIGNFDGVHRGHQAVLERALEAAHAAGKPSLVLTFEPHPRSVFVPDQPVDRLTPAAEKASILEALGFDAVVECHFTREFSQLTADVFVDRILVDGLAASRIVTGFDFHFGKGRQGGPAFLMDAGEKRGFHVTLVDAFRDEGGQAISSSRIRELFGEGEVVEAAGLLGYRHRIRAEVIAGKQLGRTIGFPTANMVLPPETHLKHGIYAVRFRRADGTLYDGVASFGRRPTVDTDGEPLLETYVFDFTGDLYGEICAVSFFGYLRGEEKFDGLEPMMQQIKRDEEEARALLQGVKPLSALDQTINFD, from the coding sequence ATGTCTATCCTGCGTCTGAATGATCCGTCCCATTTGCCAGAGCACCTCAAGGGCGCAGTTGTGGCAATCGGCAATTTTGACGGTGTGCATCGTGGTCATCAGGCCGTGCTCGAGCGCGCGCTGGAAGCTGCTCATGCGGCAGGAAAACCCTCGCTCGTACTGACATTCGAGCCGCATCCGCGAAGTGTGTTCGTGCCTGACCAACCCGTTGACCGGCTGACACCTGCCGCCGAAAAGGCCTCAATTCTGGAAGCTCTCGGCTTCGATGCGGTGGTTGAGTGTCATTTCACCCGGGAATTTTCGCAGCTGACCGCCGATGTCTTCGTTGACCGGATTCTGGTTGATGGCTTGGCAGCCAGCCGGATCGTCACCGGCTTTGACTTTCATTTCGGCAAGGGCCGTCAGGGAGGGCCCGCCTTCCTGATGGATGCCGGCGAGAAACGCGGCTTTCACGTTACCCTGGTTGACGCCTTTCGCGACGAAGGCGGGCAGGCGATATCGTCGAGCCGTATCCGTGAGCTGTTCGGCGAAGGGGAAGTGGTCGAAGCTGCCGGCCTCCTCGGTTACCGCCATCGGATCAGGGCTGAAGTCATTGCCGGCAAGCAGCTTGGCCGGACCATCGGTTTTCCGACGGCCAATATGGTACTACCGCCCGAGACCCATTTGAAGCATGGCATATACGCTGTACGTTTCCGCCGTGCGGACGGCACGCTCTATGATGGGGTGGCAAGCTTTGGCCGCAGACCGACTGTCGATACGGATGGCGAGCCGCTGCTCGAAACCTATGTCTTCGACTTTACCGGCGATCTCTACGGCGAGATATGCGCAGTTTCATTCTTTGGTTATCTGCGCGGCGAAGAAAAATTCGACGGTCTTGAGCCAATGATGCAGCAGATCAAGCGTGACGAGGAAGAAGCGCGAGCACTGCTGCAGGGCGTGAAGCCGCTTTCCGCTCTCGACCAGACGATCAACTTCGACTGA
- a CDS encoding winged helix-turn-helix transcriptional regulator, with product MKDTVSHCPVENAMLVLAGRWRILLIYYLLEGTKRFSDLRRDMPKISQRMLTLDLRALEAAGYVRRTVYPEVPVRVEYSLTEEGQHLRSLVDVLGECGERLTRHRDAKA from the coding sequence CTGCCCCGTTGAAAACGCCATGCTCGTCCTTGCCGGGCGCTGGCGCATTCTGTTGATCTATTATCTCCTGGAGGGGACGAAACGGTTCAGTGACCTTCGCCGCGACATGCCAAAGATATCCCAGCGCATGCTGACGCTGGATTTGCGCGCGCTGGAGGCTGCCGGCTACGTCCGCCGTACCGTCTACCCTGAGGTTCCGGTGCGTGTTGAATACAGCCTCACCGAAGAAGGGCAGCATTTGCGCTCGCTGGTCGATGTGCTCGGTGAATGCGGCGAGCGTCTGACCAGGCATCGCGACGCAAAAGCTTGA
- a CDS encoding MipA/OmpV family protein, whose translation MSIRFIAALSSALIFAGSTVVFADEYYTDNQTTSSPRGEHWWSGDWYLTLGAKGFVAPRYEGAKDFLLRAAPVISLGRAGSSVRFSSLNDNASLGFVDTGVFRAGLTGKLITGRDDGDSDDLKGLNDVDWGVELGGFAEFYPTDNIRGRVEVRRGIGAHDGVVADVAIDAFQDLTQTVRVSAGPRATFATKDYFKEYYGVNASESAASGLAQYSPGGGLKSLGVGGQITWQTTEKITTSAYAEYSRLMGSAADSSLVKERGSANQATFGVQATYRFDFSL comes from the coding sequence ATGTCCATTCGTTTTATTGCCGCTCTTTCGAGCGCATTGATCTTTGCGGGTTCAACAGTAGTTTTTGCCGATGAGTATTACACTGACAATCAGACGACCAGCAGCCCGCGCGGCGAGCATTGGTGGTCAGGTGACTGGTATCTGACGCTGGGCGCAAAAGGCTTCGTCGCGCCGCGTTATGAGGGCGCCAAGGATTTTCTTTTGAGAGCGGCCCCGGTCATTTCCCTCGGTCGTGCCGGCAGCTCGGTCCGTTTCTCGTCACTCAATGATAACGCGTCATTGGGCTTCGTCGATACCGGCGTTTTCCGTGCCGGTCTGACCGGCAAATTGATCACCGGCCGTGATGATGGTGATTCCGATGATCTCAAGGGCCTGAACGATGTCGACTGGGGTGTCGAGCTGGGTGGTTTTGCCGAGTTCTACCCGACGGACAATATTCGCGGTCGCGTGGAGGTGCGCCGCGGCATTGGTGCACATGACGGTGTCGTTGCCGACGTGGCGATCGACGCCTTCCAGGATTTGACGCAGACCGTCCGTGTGTCTGCCGGGCCCCGTGCAACCTTCGCCACAAAGGACTATTTCAAGGAATATTACGGCGTGAATGCCAGCGAGTCCGCAGCCTCCGGCCTTGCGCAATATTCGCCAGGTGGCGGTCTTAAATCGCTCGGCGTCGGCGGCCAGATCACATGGCAGACGACCGAAAAGATCACTACAAGCGCCTATGCCGAATACAGCCGCTTGATGGGTTCGGCAGCGGACTCCAGCCTGGTGAAAGAACGCGGCTCCGCCAATCAGGCCACTTTCGGCGTCCAGGCGACCTATCGTTTCGATTTCTCTCTTTAA